Proteins from a genomic interval of Microbacterium phyllosphaerae:
- a CDS encoding sirohydrochlorin chelatase — protein MRRPILLAVSHGTSDAEGARAIADLVDAVAAAVPDVEVRSAFVDVQQPDAADLLPTIEGPVVIVPLLLSRGFHVHHDLHGMAAKKADAVVSNPMGPDPRLAEVLADRLADASADTPSADTGAREPVILAVAGSRDADSLTDAEAMASLLSLRLGARVELAYLAARQPDLPTAVAAHPDAVVSTYLLAQGFFFDMTVSQADGRTVTLPLLDGTTVPQPLIDLIVARYDEASARLLSPVGPITEAARS, from the coding sequence ATGCGCCGCCCGATCCTGCTCGCCGTCTCACATGGGACCTCGGATGCCGAAGGCGCCCGAGCGATCGCCGACCTGGTCGACGCCGTCGCGGCAGCCGTCCCCGACGTCGAGGTGCGCAGCGCCTTCGTCGACGTGCAGCAGCCCGACGCGGCCGACCTCCTGCCGACGATCGAGGGCCCGGTCGTGATCGTGCCGCTGCTGCTGTCACGCGGTTTCCATGTGCACCACGACCTGCACGGCATGGCGGCGAAGAAGGCGGATGCCGTCGTCAGCAACCCGATGGGACCCGACCCTCGACTCGCTGAGGTGCTGGCGGATCGCCTCGCCGACGCATCGGCCGATACGCCCTCCGCCGACACCGGAGCCCGCGAGCCCGTGATTCTCGCGGTCGCCGGCTCTCGCGACGCCGACTCCTTGACGGATGCCGAGGCCATGGCGTCCCTGCTCTCCCTCCGCCTCGGCGCGCGGGTCGAGCTCGCCTACCTCGCCGCCCGTCAGCCCGATCTGCCCACGGCGGTCGCCGCGCACCCGGACGCGGTCGTCTCGACCTATCTGCTCGCTCAGGGGTTCTTCTTCGACATGACCGTGAGCCAGGCCGACGGCAGAACCGTCACCCTGCCCCTGCTCGACGGAACCACCGTGCCGCAGCCCCTGATCGACCTCATCGTCGCCCGCTACGACGAGGCGTCGGCGCGACTGCTCTCCCCCGTCGGCCCGATCACCGAAGCCGCACGATCGTGA
- the cobA gene encoding uroporphyrinogen-III C-methyltransferase — MTADGIDPTAGSVTTAGSVTLVGAGPGDAGLLTVRGLRALQEAEVIVADRLGARAVLAQLADDGVRIDAEVVDVGKLPGHHPVPQDGINELLVSLAHEGRRVVRLKGGDPFVFGRGREEQLFCEAAGIPVEVIPGVTSAVAVPGLAGIPLTQRGVAETFTVASAHDQIEALGGGRDHTVVLLMGVNTLGHSAHVLASGARGGDCPVAIIEDAFGARERVTVGTLETIAHLAAARQVRSPAVVVIGDVVALSPYAGIAPS, encoded by the coding sequence GTGACAGCCGACGGCATCGACCCGACCGCCGGATCCGTCACGACCGCCGGATCCGTCACGCTCGTCGGCGCCGGCCCCGGCGATGCCGGGCTGCTGACCGTGCGGGGGCTCCGTGCGCTGCAGGAGGCCGAGGTGATCGTCGCCGACCGACTCGGGGCGCGAGCCGTGCTCGCCCAGCTCGCCGATGACGGCGTACGGATCGATGCCGAGGTCGTCGACGTCGGCAAGCTCCCCGGTCACCATCCTGTGCCCCAGGACGGCATCAACGAGCTGCTCGTGTCGCTCGCCCACGAGGGGCGCCGCGTGGTGCGGTTGAAGGGCGGCGACCCGTTCGTCTTCGGCCGGGGACGGGAAGAGCAGCTGTTCTGCGAAGCGGCCGGCATCCCCGTCGAGGTGATCCCCGGCGTGACGAGCGCCGTCGCCGTGCCGGGGCTGGCCGGCATCCCCCTGACACAGCGCGGCGTCGCCGAGACGTTCACCGTCGCCAGCGCCCACGACCAGATCGAGGCGCTCGGCGGTGGGCGCGACCACACCGTGGTGCTGCTGATGGGCGTGAACACCCTCGGTCACTCCGCGCATGTCCTGGCCTCGGGCGCGCGCGGAGGCGACTGCCCCGTCGCGATCATCGAAGACGCATTCGGCGCACGCGAGCGTGTGACCGTCGGCACGCTTGAGACGATCGCCCACCTCGCTGCGGCTCGGCAGGTGCGATCCCCCGCGGTCGTCGTGATCGGCGACGTCGTCGCCCTCAGCCCATACGCCGGGATCGCCCCGAGTTAG
- a CDS encoding NAD(P)/FAD-dependent oxidoreductase, producing the protein MTDTDAYDVLVIGGGPAGLSAALNLGRSLMRVLVVDADRPRNAATLNSHGFLTRDGVPPHELRRIAREELAAYPNIEVRTRVRVLELERTDAGGQSDAGSGTDVGGEHSRFTASIGRKDPSEVVAAHSVLLATGLRETLPDVPNLRGFYGISLFSCAACDAWEMRGRRLALIGTTPDLADRARLIARWTDELTVFTLGADTVSTAQEAELTAAGVAIVRHPITELVGDRGRIEAIKVSDGTVVPVEGGFVRPEWETDLSFLRDFAPSVDHDGHLVTDRSGRTDVPGLYAAGDAAIPGPQQLIVAAGAGARVASVMVQDAVGIASAH; encoded by the coding sequence ATGACTGACACGGACGCCTACGACGTGCTCGTGATCGGCGGTGGCCCCGCCGGGCTCTCCGCCGCCCTCAACCTCGGCCGCTCCCTCATGCGCGTGCTCGTCGTCGACGCGGATCGCCCGCGCAACGCCGCCACCCTGAACTCGCACGGGTTCCTCACCCGCGACGGGGTGCCGCCGCACGAACTGCGCCGCATCGCCCGCGAGGAGCTCGCCGCCTACCCGAACATCGAGGTGCGCACCCGCGTGCGGGTGCTCGAGCTCGAACGCACGGATGCCGGTGGGCAGTCGGATGCCGGCAGTGGGACGGATGTCGGCGGAGAGCACTCCCGCTTCACGGCATCCATCGGCCGCAAGGACCCGTCCGAGGTGGTCGCCGCGCATTCCGTACTGCTGGCCACAGGCCTCCGCGAGACCCTCCCCGACGTGCCGAACCTGCGCGGCTTCTACGGCATCAGCCTGTTCAGCTGCGCGGCCTGCGACGCGTGGGAGATGCGCGGGAGACGACTCGCGCTCATCGGCACGACGCCTGACCTCGCCGACCGCGCGCGGCTCATCGCGCGCTGGACCGACGAGCTCACCGTGTTCACGCTCGGCGCCGACACCGTGTCGACCGCGCAGGAGGCCGAGCTCACCGCCGCAGGCGTCGCGATCGTGCGGCATCCGATCACCGAACTCGTCGGCGACCGGGGCCGTATCGAGGCGATCAAGGTCAGCGACGGAACGGTCGTCCCGGTCGAGGGCGGGTTCGTACGCCCGGAGTGGGAGACCGACCTGTCGTTCCTGCGCGACTTCGCCCCGTCGGTCGATCACGACGGACACCTCGTGACGGATCGCTCGGGCCGCACCGACGTCCCGGGGCTCTACGCGGCAGGCGACGCCGCGATCCCCGGCCCGCAGCAGCTCATCGTCGCGGCCGGTGCCGGTGCGCGGGTGGCGTCGGTGATGGTGCAGGATGCCGTCGGCATCGCATCGGCGCACTGA
- a CDS encoding DUF3817 domain-containing protein → MFRTPDRLFRVLAIAEAITWTILISAIIARAVGAPGIVVTIGGGIHGFVFLAYAATAVLVALNQRWNVGVAILAVVSAIVPYATIPMEIWLHRTGRLAGDWRLEQTADPRDARWYDRLMRWFLRRPWVLAILLVVGIVALYVILLLVGPPGGK, encoded by the coding sequence GTGTTCCGCACACCCGACCGCCTGTTCCGAGTCCTCGCGATCGCGGAGGCGATCACCTGGACGATCCTCATCTCGGCGATCATCGCCCGCGCCGTCGGCGCCCCCGGCATCGTCGTGACGATCGGCGGAGGCATCCACGGCTTCGTGTTCCTCGCCTACGCCGCGACCGCTGTGCTCGTCGCGCTCAACCAGCGCTGGAACGTGGGCGTCGCGATCCTCGCCGTGGTGAGCGCGATCGTGCCCTACGCGACCATCCCGATGGAGATCTGGCTGCACCGCACCGGCCGACTGGCCGGTGACTGGCGTCTGGAGCAGACCGCCGACCCGCGCGACGCCCGCTGGTACGACCGCCTCATGCGATGGTTCCTCCGTCGCCCGTGGGTGCTCGCGATCCTGCTCGTCGTGGGCATCGTGGCGCTGTACGTGATCCTGCTGCTGGTCGGGCCGCCCGGCGGCAAGTGA
- a CDS encoding helix-turn-helix transcriptional regulator, translated as MVTVDSAALGQVLDSVDLRVGIARRVALAAGGVLPLPSGAATLVYIADGSVSGHPPLTTGCRLDVDRTAQIVAVDDRPLSANLVRGDAFLTLGRAPIALEAGSATDLVVVDLEFSDSASMLAAVLPDPITVMSFDALEPAAAALAGSMGPTDPPSYPVRQGDPVICRIMAQTVLLSVIRAWAANGCAPAGWPSVSKDPFLDRVVEAIHEQPGREWTVERLASVGAMSRSVFAERFRSAIGRSPADYVTEVRIDAAKRMLSAGRSVSETSRELGYASDEGFSRAFRRRTGMTPSAWRASELTAVPA; from the coding sequence ATGGTGACCGTCGATTCCGCAGCCCTCGGACAGGTGCTCGACTCCGTCGACCTGCGCGTGGGAATCGCTCGACGCGTCGCGCTGGCCGCAGGCGGGGTCTTGCCGCTGCCTTCGGGCGCCGCCACTCTCGTCTACATCGCCGACGGTTCGGTCAGCGGACATCCGCCCCTCACCACCGGATGCCGCCTCGACGTCGACCGCACCGCGCAGATCGTGGCCGTCGACGACCGACCGCTGAGCGCGAACCTCGTCAGGGGCGATGCCTTCCTCACGCTCGGCCGCGCGCCGATCGCTCTCGAAGCAGGGTCTGCGACCGACCTCGTGGTGGTCGACCTCGAGTTCTCGGACAGCGCGTCGATGCTCGCCGCCGTGCTCCCCGATCCGATCACCGTCATGTCGTTCGACGCCCTCGAGCCCGCCGCGGCCGCCCTCGCCGGCAGCATGGGGCCGACGGACCCGCCGTCGTACCCGGTGCGGCAGGGCGATCCCGTGATCTGCCGGATCATGGCGCAGACCGTGCTGCTGAGCGTCATCCGCGCCTGGGCCGCGAACGGCTGCGCTCCCGCCGGATGGCCGTCCGTCTCGAAGGATCCGTTCCTCGATCGCGTCGTCGAGGCGATCCACGAGCAGCCCGGTCGCGAATGGACCGTCGAACGCCTCGCGAGCGTCGGGGCGATGTCGCGCTCGGTCTTCGCCGAGCGCTTCCGCAGCGCGATCGGCCGCTCCCCCGCCGACTACGTCACCGAAGTGCGCATCGACGCCGCCAAGCGGATGCTGAGCGCGGGCCGGTCCGTCAGCGAGACCTCGCGCGAACTGGGCTACGCCTCGGACGAGGGATTCAGCCGCGCCTTCCGCCGCCGCACCGGCATGACCCCGTCCGCCTGGCGTGCATCCGAACTCACCGCCGTTCCCGCCTGA